The DNA sequence tgttgttggtttggtttttaacttttgaggggagttctcaggttttcaggctgagctccatggtctcactctaagcacccagtgcaaacctcgagaggccccgtgtacctgaggtgtttgcctgggactgcaggtatcagaccagactgatagagcgatggtgctttcatcatttacaattagtattcaacacttgtgcatctaattagataagtttcaggactgtaggtgaAGAGGCGGATATGTGAAGAAcacttagaagatgtgatagaagaatattccagttgataatatagaatcatagaattatttcagtcggaagagaccctcaggaccattgagtccaaccacaacctaaatctagaactaaaccgtgtccctaagaacctcatctaaatgcctttaaaacacctgcagagatggtgactccaccactgccctgggcagcctgttccaccaCATGACAACGCTTTccaggaaggctttttttcctaatattcaatctaaacctcctctggtgcaattTGGggccacttcctcttgtcctatcacttactAATTGGGAGAAGAaatcaacaccctccatgttccaacctcctttcaggcagctgcagacagcgacaaggtctcccctcagcctcctgttctcaaggctgaacagccccagctccctcaaccgctcctcaccacacttgtgctccagcccctcagcagttTTGTTGCCTCCGCTGCACTCCCTctagtgcctcaatgtccttctaatgaagagggacccaaaactgaacacaggattcaaggtgggacctcaccagagcagagtacagcggcacaatcacttctgtagtcctgctggccataccattcctgatacaatccaggatactgttggtggcctttttggccacctgggcacacgctggctcatgttcagccgctgtcattcaacatccccagatccctttccaaCAGGCAATTTTCCAGCCGCTCGTCcatgagcctgtagcgctgcctggggttgttgtgacccacgtgctgcacccggcacttggtcttgttaaaattcagacaattgacctcagcccaacaatgcagctggtccagatccctctgttgGCCTTCCCACCCTTCAGCAGAttaacactcccacccaacctggtgtcatctgcaaacttactgagggtgcactcgatacCCTCATCTAGATCACTGATAGAGATTAAATAGAACTGAGTTCAATACTGAGCTCTGGAGACACCACTCATGACCTGTCACCAattggatttggctctgttcaccacaattccTTGGGCCTGgctctccagccagttctttacccatggCAGATACACCACCCAGGCcgtgagctgcagcttctccaggagatgctgtgggatacggtgtcaaaggctttactgcagtctaaggacacaacatccacagcctttccctcatccactaattgggtcaccttgtcatagaaagagctcaggttggtcaaacaggacctgcctttcttaaacccatgttgactggacCTGACCACATGGTTCTCTGGTATGTGTTctgtgtgatgttactcaagatcatctgctccatgaccttgcccATCACCTAGGTTAGACTGGCAagcctgtagttccccagatcgTCTTTCTGGCCCTTCCTCTAGATGGGTGTCATGTTAGTCAACTTCCAGGGAAATGGGACTGCCTCAGTTAGCCATGATTGCTGATAGATAACAGAAAGTGGCTCAGtgatcacctccaccagctccctcagcacccttgcgTGTTTCCCATCTGACCCCATAGCCTTGTGGGTGTCCCAGTGGAGCAGCAGGCCaccaaccatttccccttgtatTATTTGGGAGTCACTCTGCTCCCCATCtttgtcttctggctcagggggctgggtacgtggagcacaactgttctgactattaaagactgaggcaaagaaggcatttagcagctcagcctttccctcatcctttgtcactgtgtttccctCTCCATCCATCAGAAGATGGAGATTCCCCTTAGCCCTCCTCTTGTTGATTATACATTTATTGCAacttttcttgttgccttttacagcagtacCCAGGTGTAGCTccagttgggctttggcccttctagtTCTCTTCCTCCATAACCTCACAGAATTTTTGTATTCCTCCTGAGTaacctgcccctccttccaaagttTATTCCCATGCTCTCCCTGGAGATCCCCTGAGCTCTCCTGGGCGCACACAGTTCCTCTCCAGGAGACATCTGCCATCATTCCTATTGCAGGTGGGGCAGCAACAGGCAGATAAGTCCAAGACCTGTTAAAGTCTTCTTGGAAATGTGCAAACAAGAAGGAAGCTCTTAGTCCAGTCCTTGGTCCCTAACACACCCCCTGGGACTCTGAGCCTGTCTCCCTGAATCCATCAAGAAGCCCAAAAGAGCAGGAGTCCTTTTGAGGGAGCAGCACCTGGGCTGTATTCCTGACACCAGCTTTGGAAGAGGCGTccctgccctgaggagccccTGGGTTTATGGTGCTGTTtgcacagacacagctctgATCAAGTGGTTCCCATGGCTTGCTCCTGTCTGCAGCCTCAGGGATGCCACTGTAGGGACAACAGGACAGTCTCAAGTTATATGAGACTTTAGGGGCCCCACAAATCCAAGGGCACAGCcgtttgttttaaaattgcctTTCCCATCCCGCCCCATCCCCAGTTCAAAATTCAAAGAGTATATAAACTGGATGTGTCAGTGTGTTCTTGGTCACGTTTTCACACAAAGGTTAGAAGGACAAGAGTGATATCCATAGATGACCAGCAGGCAGTGTGCGATGTGACTGCAGACCAGTATCTGCTCTCCACGAGACCTTCCTTGAGCTCGAAATCAATCCTGTGCTCCAGTTCCACTGCAGGTTCAACAAAATCGATGTCTTTCTGAGGAGACACCAGCACTGAAAAGGCAGCATCCTGCTGTTGCCCTTGGCCACGgctccagggaagcagcagcctcGAGTcacaagcagcagagagggagcGATAACTGAGGTGCCCATGGGCAGCCCCAAGGCCACCGGGGCTGCTCCTCCATGGGGCAGCATTTGCCTCCTGGACCCTCCTGcatcctggggctgctcccccagccccagaggAGAGTGAAGAGATGGGAACTgagacaaaatgttttcaactgctttatttattgaattaataaaaaaaaaaggagtgcatatacatatgtacatgaGGTCTTTGGTTCAATAAAAGACTCACAGGAGGCCAAGAAATATGTTATTATAGACATGAACCAAAAACAAAGCCCAGGAAAAGcactacagaaaaatatagaCACATCAGATGAAAAGCTAGTTCTAGCTATTTCTATAGCAGCCACATTGACATAACACAAACCTTGTAAACCCGAAGTAGTGAGTATCGAAGTAGTTTCCTcaaggcatccttgagctcctggttcctcatgctgtagatgagggggttcactgctggaggcaccactaagtacagaactgacaccaccaggtccagggatggggaggagatggaggggggcttcaggtaggcaaacatgagagtgctgaggaacagggagaccacggccaggtgagggaggcaggtggaaaaggctttgtgccgtccctgctcagaggggatcctcagcacggccctgaagatctgcacataggacaccacaatgaacacaaaacacgtaaaacctaaacaggcactgaccacaagaagcccaagttccctgaggtaggagtgtgagcaagagagcttgaggatctgggggatttcacagaagaactggcccagggcattgcccttgcacaggggcagtgaaaatgtattggccgtgtgcagcagagaatagagaaacccagtggcccaggcagctgctgccatgtggacacaagctctgctgcccaggagggtcccgtagtgcaggggtttgcagatggcaacgtagcggtcgtacgacatgataGTGAGGAGCCAATattctgctgaagctaaaaagagaaacagaaacacttgggcagcacatcctgtgtaggagatggccctggtgttccagagggaattggccatggatttggggacaatggtggagatgcagcccaggtcgaggagggcgaggttgagcaggaagaagtacatgggggtgtggaggtgctggtcccaggctatggtggtgatgatgaggccgttgcccaggagggcagccaggtagatgcccaggaagagccagaagtgcaagagctgcagctcccgtgtgtctgtgaacggcaggaggaggaactgggtgatggagctgctgttggacatttgcttttcgtgagcatggggcgctgtaatgaggaaaaaaagaagtgcctgtgggtcagtgcagagtgagggcagctgctctgtccctctgtcttgctccagctgccctgggctggcacctttctgagatgggggctgatcacactcccatgtcaccctgaaaagccaccaggcactgctgagagcagagggatccacctcagaccatgacaggtctcaccctttcctaaggtctcagcacccaacgtttagcccaggacacactcagctcattccccagccccacagactgcattgcccacagcccacaggtcagagcaaagctgggacacgtgtgcccatggacacagctgcaggaaaggacccacaagctcaggctgtgactctgcagctgaaactgccatccccagagagcctgacagcaagaacaagatcccaacagcagtgacccagagcaggggagcaagaaggaaaatgcggtgagggtgggtgtgagagaggccagggcagaggcagccgggcactcagacagcgtcacccttccccagctgtgcagcacctcccagacaccaacactgccgggcagctgctctcagcccctgtgctctgcagaggaactggagctctggctgcacaggagctgctccatgccttggagcccccggccctgagggcagaggctttgctgggtgggacaggagcccagggggctgctcacaggagggatctgcactgcaggggatcacaggcacttttctctgttctccctcccataaccattccgggtttggtttcctctcctttctgatcatttccctgctgcctggagattctcccctgggaggtgtttccctgtccatgtctcttccctgtcagtgctcacagaccatcccaccctctgtgccctccccctggccctacagatcctgcctgttcacagggcactgcctgggggcatcttcctgtctgcaggctggaaaacaggacaggtcagactaaggctgacgggtccagccaaggtgatgcaggtgctgtgcacaggcagaggggtggggaagggatgtcatgagccttctggcagatgtgctgatcactcagagttgcagttcaggagtctcagtgacttgtttaagcatgagagctcattttcattttatcctttcctgcaccccccaccccttgggagaggaaactgaaaagacaggctcaggaaagctccttatctgtctggcaatccttgcattgatcttctccttgagaCATCCACTTGGAAAAATCCTGGGGGTGATCTGCATCTGTGAGCAGTGCTgagccacacagcaccctctccacagcagaggcacctttcttgcccagagggtttgctcctccaccacatcttctcccctcagtgtagTTGGGATCTCccggcaggctgagcgctgaccctggcaggcggcagagtccctgcccggcacagccctggggtgcagggaccctgctctgcaggacagccctgggcacccctgcctgcacatttacatttacaccccacagccaccctggggagaacgcagcattcacgtcttgtcactgaaagtgcagaaggcaatccctgctctgcagcacatcctctcctctgatcagagaacctctgagagctgtacttacatctctcacaggctctgcaatatgacagctttctgagatcctaccaagatttgcagatgtAATGCCCTgtagccacaggcttcatatctatgaagatttctctccaagtgacatctcagcatccttccaccccagactgtgtttccttctctgtgcccggctcctgtgccctcggtgctgcaggcagagccctcagtcctgctgcgtgtgcagaggagctgctcctgggcagagctgtctctctgcagcgctgccgctgccatgagcgccctgtgtcccaggagcccagcccagctcagcagcacaggagcagcccaggatgtccctttctctgtcccctctggtctcctccaggtgtccctcaggctccaggggcacatcctttgagACAACCTATAGTAATCAGTAATGTtagttgtgtctgctctgcagagatacttcttgccagcattgtattcttgctagtaaaaaataaattggtatgagaatattccaggtgtggtctccccagggcagagcagaggggcaggagaacctctctgacctactgaccacccccttctaacccaccccaggtaccattggcttcctggccacaagggcccagtgctggctcatggtcaccctgctgtgcccaggacccccaggtccctttcccctacactgctctccaacaggtccttccccaactcacactggaacctggggttcttcttgcccagatgtaagactctacacttgcccttgttctatttcattacattttccctgcccagctctccagcctgtccaggtctctggatggcagcacagcttccagtgtcacccactcctcccagcttggtgtcaccagcaaacttgctgacagtcactttatttcctcatccaagtcactgatgaatttattgaatagtactggccccagcactgccccctgaggcactgcactggatacaggcctcaactggactctggcccattgaccacgactctctggcttcttcccttcagccagttcacagtcacctcactacctgctcatccagaccacactcccccagtttagctgtgaggatgctgtgggagactgtgtcaaaggctttactgaagccaaggtagaccacatccactgctttgtcACCAtgtatccacctcgttatgtcttcataaaagtcaACGAGGTttgtcaagcacgacttccccttggtgaagccatgttgactgcccctaatgaccctcttatccctgatatgccttgagatggcaccaaggcgAAGTCGTTCCATTggtttcccagggacagaggtgaggctgaccggtctagagttacccgggtcctccttcttgccctttttgaagactgcagtgacatttgctttcctccagtcctcaggcacctctcccatttcccaagacttggcaaagatgatggagagcggcccagcaatgacctcagccagctccctcagcacccgcgggtgcatcccatccggacccatggatttatggatttaccttcaagcagccttgcccacgggatttcccccagcaattgcctgaacaggccaaagtttgccctgctgaaatccagggttgcaattctgcttgctatcctgctcctgccacacgagatcctgaactccaccatctcatggtcgctgcagccaaggcagccctcaacctttaccgcctcaaccagcccctccttgttagtgaggatgaggtccagcagctcctctcctggtcggctactccaccctttgcatcaggaagttccCATGGATGCACTTGCTGaacctcctgggctgtgtctggcTGAGTCGTCCTTCCAGAAACATCAGGGGAGTTCAAACCCCCAGGACAggcagggcctgtgactgaggccgctctcagctgctggagaggcctcGTCAACGTCCTCGCCCTGAGCTGGTGGGTTGTGATGgacacccacagcagtgtcaccctaatgctcccagtgctcccagtaaccctcccattgacccctccagtgctcccagtaaccctccctccgacccctccagtgctcccagtaaccctcccactgaaccttccagtgctcccagtaacccctccagtgctcccagtaaccctccctctgacccctccagtgctcccagtaacccctccagtgctcccagtaatgctcccactaacccctccagtgctcccagtaaccctcccactaacCCTTCCAGTTCTCCCAGTAACTCTCCCCTTagcccctccagtgctcccactaGACCCTAACTAACCTTTCCTGTGCTCCCAGGagcccccattgttcccagtaatcctccaaGAACTCACAGTTAACCCTCAGTGCTCCCACTAACTGTCCTTGTGCTCCCAGCAGGCCCccacagtgctcccagtaaccatgTTGTGTTCCCATTAACCCCCCACTAATCATCCTACTGTTTCCAGTAATCCTCCCAGTAAACCTCTCAGTGCTCTCAGTAaaccccccagtgctcccagcaaccccccCAGTGCTCGCAGTGAGCCCCAGCAACCCCCTCATTGCTCCCAGTAATCCCCCGCTAGCCCTCCCAGTGATCCCAGTAACAACCTAGTGCTTTCATGGGAGCCCTCAGCAACCCCCactgttcccagtaacccctcccagtgctcccagtaaccacccactaacccctccagtgctcccagcaacccccattcTTCCCAGTAATCCTTCAAAAATTCCCAATAAACCCTCAGTGctcccaataaccctcccagtgctcccagcaaccacctagtgctcccagtaaacccccaccAACTGGaatgttcccagtaacccccacaaTGTTCCCAATAACCCCGCACTAATCCTTCTAATGTTCCCAGTTACActcccaataaccctcccagtAAAGCCACAGCAACCCCcaatgttcccagtaatcctgcaagaattcccagtaaacccccagtgctcccagtaaccctcccagtgttcccagaaacCTCCCACTAATAAACCTACTGTTCCCAGtaaccttcccagtgctcccagtaaccacctagtgctcccagtaactccgTAGCAAaccccagtgttcccagacacctccccagagcacccagtggcccccactaacccctccagtgctcacagcaacccccattgttcccagcaatcctgcaaggactcccagtaaacccccagtgttcccagtagccctcccagtgctcccagtaaccacctagtaCTCCCAGTAACACTCAGGCAACCCCACATGCTCCCAGGAACCctcccagtattcccagtacTCCCAGTAGCC is a window from the Columba livia isolate bColLiv1 breed racing homer unplaced genomic scaffold, bColLiv1.pat.W.v2 Scaffold_140, whole genome shotgun sequence genome containing:
- the LOC135577799 gene encoding olfactory receptor 14A16-like, with the protein product MSNSSSITQFLLLPFTDTRELQLLHFWLFLGIYLAALLGNGLIITTIAWDQHLHTPMYFFLLNLALLDLGCISTIVPKSMANSLWNTRAISYTGCAAQVFLFLFLASAEYWLLTIMSYDRYVAICKPLHYGTLLGSRACVHMAAAAWATGFLYSLLHTANTFSLPLCKGNALGQFFCEIPQILKLSCSHSYLRELGLLVVSACLGFTCFVFIVVSYVQIFRAVLRIPSEQGRHKAFSTCLPHLAVVSLFLSTLMFAYLKPPSISSPSLDLVVSVLYLVVPPAVNPLIYSMRNQELKDALRKLLRYSLLRVYKKDIDFVEPAVELEHRIDFELKEGLVESRYWSAVTSHTACWSSMDITLVLLTFV